A stretch of Brassica rapa cultivar Chiifu-401-42 chromosome A08, CAAS_Brap_v3.01, whole genome shotgun sequence DNA encodes these proteins:
- the LOC103832980 gene encoding F-box/kelch-repeat protein At3g27150-like, which produces MSKEMAKIIRDVLMLREDQAPKVGASLSRSEPRKILMVGIKPHIPDLNVKPCSDSDEEEKGEIAKEFQNLAGLKTHDACYVNNKLLYELEVEIIARLPCFEYWKLQFLNKKFLQLLKSCEIFRVRQEKGLVKPHVILHSGAVSNWEMFDKDFKTFRRLPKVPSSDYCFFHSDKETISVGTQLIVIGREIDGIVVFRYELENHKWFKGPSMITPRVMYGSASHGKTAFFAGGIKMDENGNPVVVQTVEKYNADTKRWTMINGMHKARKFSSGCFLRGKFYVLGGRDDNDKHLTCGERYDERTNSWELIPDMLKDMTLIAHSQSPPLIAVVDDNLYMLETSLNELWVYDINTNIWKKLGVVPVSANAAFGWGIAFKSMGDRLLVIGTSHSWHRKTVVHSCRPSPDVEEQHWEEIKHWCVGAELPQFIHNCCVMFA; this is translated from the coding sequence ATGTCAAAAGAGATGGCTAAAATAATTCGAGATGTGCTAATGCTAAGAGAAGATCAGGCTCCTAAAGTTGGAGCAAGCCTGAGCCGATCTGAACCAAGGAAGATTTTAATGGTTGGCATTAAACCTCACATACCTGACTTGAATGTGAAACCTTGTTCTGATTCCGACGaggaagaaaaaggagaaattGCAAAAGAATTTCAGAATCTTGCAGGTTTAAAAACTCATGATGCCTGTTACGTTAATAATAAGCTTTTGTACGAGCTTGAGGTCGAGATCATTGCTCGTCTACCATGCTTTGAATATTGGAAACTGCAGTTTCTTAACAAGAAATTCTTGCAGTTATTAAAGAGCTGTGAAATTTTCAGGGTGAGACAAGAAAAGGGACTTGTGAAACCCCATGTGATTTTGCATTCAGGGGCTGTATCTAATTGGGAAATGTTTGATAAGGATTTTAAAACCTTTCGGAGACTTCccaaagttccttcttctgactATTGCTTTTTCCACAGCGATAAGGAAACAATTAGTGTGGGTACTCAACTAATTGTCATAGGGAGAGAAATAGATGGAATTGTGGTGTTTCGCTATGAGCTAGAGAATCATAAGTGGTTCAAAGGTCCTTCAATGATCACACCGAGGGTCATGTACGGTTCTGCAAGCCATGGTAAAACCGCATTTTTTGCAGGAGGCATTAAAATGGATGAAAATGGGAACCCTGTTGTTGTGCAAACTGTAGAAAAGTATAATGCTGATACAAAAAGGTGGACTATGATTAACGGAATGCATAAAGCAAGGAAATTCAGCTCAGGATGTTTCTTGCGTGGAAAATTTTACGTCCTCGGTGGCCGAGATGATAATGATAAACACCTCACTTGTGGAGAAAGATATGATGAGAGGACCAATTCTTGGGAGTTGATACCTGACATGCTAAAAGACATGACACTCATTGCGCATTCCCAATCTCCGCCCCTTATTGCTGTTGTTGATGACAATCTATACATGTTAGAAACATCTTTGAACGAGCTTTGGGTATATGATATAAACACAAATATTTGGAAAAAACTTGGTGTTGTCCCTGTGAGCGCAAACGCTGCCTTCGGTTGGGGGATTGCGTTTAAATCGATGGGAGACAGACTTCTGGTGATTGGAACTTCTCACTCTTGGCATAGGAAGACAGTAGTGCACTCATGTCGTCCTTCTCCAGACGTGGAAGAGCAGCACTGGGAAGAAATAAAACATTGGTGTGTTGGTGCTGAGCTCCCACAGTTTATTCATAACTGTTGTGTGATGTTTGCTTAA
- the LOC103832979 gene encoding uncharacterized protein LOC103832979 yields MTSQGASGNVDNASEEAPLWNYVTKLEKSGAKGGTWKFKCNICNEDRQGSYSRIRVHLLGIKNQGIVICKKATRSQKADMQKLEDEFEKKKNESGSRALPLPCEKNETNPASKKRKSADSAIARSFGIEVRDQLDQEIARMFYSGGVSFNLARNPHYHRSYQFAAENKIDGYVPPSYNKLRTTLLQKERNNVERLLVPFKSTWKERGVAIVGPIFSKAVNCFGKVKDRFFISGQMKEVINEVGHQNVVQIITDYAANCKAAGEIIEIADTCFAFVMLKRLKLVKRGLEAMVISEEWSTYIEDDVGKATFVKGKILSDDWWEQVSYIIDYTRPIYEMLRFCDTDKPCLHLVYEMWDSMIEKVKSEIYKKEKRPVIEVSPFYTVVHEILVDRWAKNNTTLHCLAHSLNPRDLEVSSERMKCFRRLFPSIEDHLKVMDEYALFSMRTGPFEDLTCISMMFTMEPKKWWANFGAQTPFLQTLAFKLLGQLSSSSCYERNWSTYSFIHSLRRNKLNPSRAKDLVFIHNNLRFLSRNSKQYEEEKTKMWDVGGDDFDSMEDMRYLEFASLSLDERKLENGLMDD; encoded by the exons ATGACATCTCAAGGAGCAAGTGGTAATGTTGACAATGCTTCAGAAGAAGCTCCATTATGGAACTACGTAACTAAATTAGAGAAATCAGGAGCAAAAGGAGGCACTTGGAAATTTAAGTGCAATATTTGCAACGAAGATCGACAAGGCTCGTATTCCAGAATTAGAGTTCATCTACTTGGAATTAAAAACCAAGGTATTGTTATATGTAAGAAAGCAACAAGGAGTCAAAAAGCTGACATGCAGAAGTTGGAAGATGAgtttgagaagaagaaaaacgagAGTGGTTCTCGAGCACTTCCTTTGCCTTGTGAAAAAAATGAAACGAATCCTGCTTCAAAGAAAAGAAAGTCTGCTGATTCTGCAATTGCTAGATCATTTGGTATTGAAGTCAGGGATCAACTAGATCAAGAAATTGCAAGAATGTTCTATAGTGGAGGTGTGTCGTTTAACCTTGCAAGAAACCCACATTATCATAGGTCTTACCAGTTTGCTGCTGAAAACAAGATTGATGGTTATGTGCCTCCTAGTTACAATAAGCTTAGAACTACGCTGCTTCAGAAAGAGAGAAACAATGTTGAAAGATTATTGGTTCCATTTAAGTCAACATGGAAAGAAAGAGGGGTGGCGATTGT TGGTCCTATATTCTCCAAGGCTGTGAACTGTTTTGGAAAAGTGAAAGATAGATTCTTCATCTCTGGTCAGATGAAAGAGGTTATCAATGAAGTGGGTCATCAAAACGTTGTGCAAATCATCACTGATTATGCAGCAAATTGTAAGGCTGCTGGAGAGATTATTGAGA TTGCTGATACATGTTTTGCCTTTGTGATGCTTAAGAGATTGAAGCTTGTCAAAAGAGGCCTTGAAGCTATGGTCATAAGTGAGGAGTGGTCTACTTATATAGAAGATGATGTGGGGAAAGCAACTTTTGTGAAGGGCAAGATTCTTAGTGATGATTGGTGGGAGCAAGTGTCATACATTATTGATTACACAAGACCAATATATGAGATGCTAAGGTTTTGTGACACTGACAAACCATGTCTTCATTTAGTATATGAGATGTGGGATTCCATGATTGAGAAGGTGAAGTCTGAGATCTATAAGAAAGAGAAACGTCCAGTGATTGAAGTTAGCCCTTTCTACACGGTTGTTCATGAGATTTTAGTAGATCGTTGGGCAAAAAACAACACTACTCTGCATTGTCTAGCTCACTCTTTAAATCCAAg AGATCTAGAAGTCTCAAGTGAGAGAATGAAGTGTTTTAGAAGATTGTTTCCGAGTATTGAAGATCATCTTAAGGTTATGGATGAATATGCTTTATTCTCCATGAGAACTGGTCCTTTTGAGGATTTAACATGCATTTCGATGATGTTTACTATGGAACCCAAGAAATGGTGGGCTAACTTTGGTGCTCAAACTCCTTTCCTACAGACTTTGGCTTTTAAGTTGCTTGGACAGCTTAGTTCATCTTCATGTTATGAGCGTAACTGGAGTACTTACTCATTCATTCATTCACTTAGACGGAATAAGTTAAATCCAAGTCGTGCTAAAGATCTAGTTTTCATCCACAACAATTTACGTTTCTTATCAAGGAACTCCAAGCAATACGAAGAAGAAAAGACAAAGATGTGGGATGTTGGTGGAGATGATTTTGATTCTATGGAAGATATGAGATATTTGGAGTTTGCAAGTCTTTCACTAGATGAACGAAAATTGGAGAATGGATTGATGGATGAttag
- the LOC103832977 gene encoding chorismate synthase, chloroplastic: MASSLTSKSILGSTKPGSSSLSPELRRLSSPAVQISIRTQTKKSLQIQATGSSYGTHFRVSTFGESHGGGVGCIIDGCPPRIPLSESDLQFDLDRRRPGQSRITTPRKETDTCRISSGVSEGMTTGTPIHVFVPNTDQRGLDYSEMSVAYRPSHADATYDMKYGVRSVQGGGRSSARETIGRVAPGALAKKILKQFAGTEILAYVSQVHQVVLPEDLVDHENLTLEQIENNIVRCPNPEYAEKMIAAIDAVRTKGNSVGGVVTCIVRNAPRGLGTPVFDKLEAELAKACMSLPATKGFEFGSGFSGTFLTGLEHNDEFYTDENGRIRTKTNRSGGIQGGISNGEIINMRVAFKPTSTIGRKQNTVTRDKKETEMIARGRHDPCVVPRAVPMVEAMVALVLVDQLMAQYAQCHLFPINPELQEPLRTASPVELEQPQNAAAL, from the exons ATGGCGTCTTCTCTCACCTCCAAATCCATTCTCGGATCCACCAAACCcggttcttcttctctctctccggAGCTCCGTCGTCTCTCGTCTCCGGCCGTCCAGATCTCAATCCGAACCCAAACCAAGAAGAGCCTCC AGATACAAGCTACTGGGAGCTCATACGGGACTCATTTTCGAGTTTCCACCTTTGGAGAATCACATGGAGGAGGTGTTGGTTGTATAATTGATGGATGTCCTCCTCGGATTCCACTCTCTGAGTCTGATTTGCAATTCGATCTTGACAGGAG GAGACCTGGTCAGAGCCGGATCACTACTCCTAGGAAAGAGACTGATACTTGCCGGATATCTTCTGGAGTCTCCGAAG GAATGACGACAGGAACACCTATCCATGTGTTTGTGCCTAACACAGATCAGAGAGGACTT GATTACAGTGAAATGTCGGTTGCTTATAGGCCATCACATGCTGATGCAACTTATGACATGAAGTATGGTGTCAGATCAGTTCAG GGTGGTGGGAGATCGTCAGCTAGAGAGACCATAGGAAGAGTTGCTCCTGGAGCTTTGGCCAAGAAAATTTTGAAGCAATTTGCAGGAACTGAG ATTCTTGCCTATGTCTCGCAAGTCCACCAGGTTGTACTTCCAGAGGATTTGGTTGACCACGAGAATTTGACACTCGAACAG ATAGAAAACAACATCGTCAGGTGCCCTAATCCCGAGTACGCTGAAAAGATGATAGCTGCGATTGATGCTGTCAGAACTAAAGGAAACTCTGTTGGTGGTGTTGTGACCTGCATCGTTCGGAATGCTCCACGT GGGCTTGGAACACCGGTTTTCGATAAACTTGAAGCAGAACTGGCGAAAGCTTGTATGTCGTTACCTGCAACAAAGGGCTTTGAGTTCGGGAGTGGCTTCTCAG GTACCTTTCTGACTGGTCTTGAACACAATGATGAGTTCTACACTGATGAAAATGGAAGAATCCGGACAAAAACAAACCGGTCTGGTGGAATTCAG GGAGGGATATCAAATGGTGAGATAATAAACATGAGAGTAGCCTTCAAGCCAACATCTACAATTGGA AGGAAGCAGAATACTGTAACCAGAGATAAGAAAGAAACTGAGATGATTGCGCGTGGACGTCACGATCCTTGTGTTGTTCCACGAG CTGTGCCAATGGTGGAAGCAATGGTTGCTTTAGTTCTTGTGGATCAGTTGATGGCGCAATACGCACAGTGCCATTTGTTTCCAATAAATCCAGAGCTGCAGGAACCTCTTCGGACAGCTTCTCCTGTCGAGCTCGAGCAGCCGCAAAATGCTGCTGCTTTGTAA
- the LOC103832976 gene encoding SKP1-like protein 13, translating to MSTFKIITLKSCDDKIFEVEEAVAVQSQMIAHMVEDDCVDGEIPISNVTGAILAKVIEYCEKHLVNPDVDGDSSSSTEDELKNWDAEFMKNMDREMLFALIMAANYLNTKDLLDLICQTIADMIKGFSVDEVRTFFNIQNDFTPEEEAEIRAETEWAFE from the coding sequence ATGTCGACGTTTAAAATTATCACGTTGAAGAGCTGCGATGACAAGATCTTTGAGGTTGAAGAAGCGGTGGCTGTACAGTCACAAATGATAGCTCACATGGTTGAAGATGACTGTGTTGATGGTGAAATCCCTATTTCCAATGTCACCGGCGCGATTCTCGCCAAAGTGATCGAATATTGCGAAAAACATCTTGTCAACCCCGATGTCGATGGTGATTCATCTTCTTCCACAGAAGATGAACTCAAGAATTGGGATGCTGAGTTCATGAAGAATATGGATCGGGAGATGCTTTTTGCCTTGATAATGGCTGCTAATTATCTAAACACCAAGGATCTTCTTGATCTCATTTGCCAAACTATAGCTGATATGATCAAAGGTTTTTCTGTAGACGAGGTTCGAACATTCTTCAACATTCAAAATGATTTTACACCggaagaagaagcagagatTCGCGCCGAAACTGAATGGGCTTTTGAATAA